One genomic window of Agrobacterium tumefaciens includes the following:
- the hxsA gene encoding His-Xaa-Ser repeat protein HxsA, producing MKSRLFLIPSLLAAGFLPSKTAAMPIGGVVEKKSSVPTILERLKLKHVFTLAGHRSHRSHSSHRSHSSHRSSSGGGYSYGGSSTYSSPSRSYTPPARSIYPSAPSVPVAPAVPATPAPLYSAPATPPAIPLKPLAGNTDKFKRIVMQVQTALTAYGYYSGLIDGQVGPGSKTALIAMQTDYNLKVTGTITPEVLNAFGIVAN from the coding sequence ATGAAATCGCGGCTATTTCTGATCCCGTCGCTTTTGGCGGCGGGTTTTCTGCCGTCAAAGACAGCGGCCATGCCTATTGGCGGAGTCGTTGAGAAAAAGAGCTCGGTTCCAACTATCCTGGAGCGGTTGAAGCTCAAACACGTTTTCACCCTTGCGGGCCACCGATCACACCGATCTCATTCCAGTCATCGCTCACACTCAAGCCATAGATCAAGCAGCGGCGGAGGCTATAGCTATGGTGGGTCATCAACCTATTCATCACCCTCTCGATCCTATACCCCACCCGCGCGCTCAATCTACCCGTCTGCACCCAGCGTACCCGTAGCACCGGCCGTGCCGGCAACACCTGCACCGCTTTATAGCGCGCCGGCGACACCACCTGCCATCCCGCTGAAACCTCTTGCAGGCAACACCGACAAGTTCAAACGGATTGTGATGCAGGTGCAAACAGCGTTGACCGCGTATGGCTATTATTCCGGCTTGATCGACGGGCAGGTCGGCCCAGGCAGTAAAACCGCGTTGATCGCCATGCAGACCGACTACAATTTGAAAGTCACCGGAACCATTACGCCCGAAGTGCTCAACGCCTTCGGTATCGTCGCTAACTGA
- a CDS encoding LacI family transcriptional regulator: MDKSLSKSPSVTVADVARRAGVSKATAARVLGGYGTVSDRVREAVTAAASSLAYRPNELARSMTTGRSGTIGVVVGDIENPFFSLAVRGITDIARQAGFTVILINSGEDATAEKAAICTLLAKRVDGLIVSPAKENDVDHLREAIRSGLPLALLDRCGEALDVDTVIADDQNAAENITRQLITLGHRRIAYLTACDTPDHRFHTPRDISTGSVRRRIEGYLSVCREAGLIGMEDWVKVGAVTPERTHRIVIEMLQSGHRPTAIIASDSIIGLEVFRAHRELGLNIPGDLSLVSFHDADWTSVTTPPVTVVRQPVYELGATAAKLLVERLNGEDRAARKMVLKTEVVERASTQAI, encoded by the coding sequence ATGGATAAAAGCCTCTCTAAATCTCCTTCCGTCACCGTGGCTGACGTCGCACGCAGGGCCGGCGTCTCGAAGGCAACGGCTGCACGCGTGCTTGGCGGCTACGGAACTGTCAGCGACAGGGTGCGCGAGGCTGTCACAGCTGCCGCAAGTTCCCTTGCTTATCGCCCCAATGAGCTTGCCCGCAGCATGACGACGGGCCGCTCCGGCACAATCGGCGTCGTAGTGGGGGATATCGAGAACCCCTTCTTCAGCCTCGCGGTACGCGGCATCACGGATATCGCCCGGCAGGCGGGCTTTACCGTCATTCTTATCAATTCGGGCGAGGACGCGACGGCGGAGAAGGCCGCGATCTGCACATTGCTTGCCAAACGCGTCGATGGCCTGATTGTTTCCCCTGCCAAGGAGAATGATGTCGATCACCTCAGGGAGGCCATCCGTTCAGGCTTGCCACTCGCATTGCTCGACCGTTGCGGCGAGGCGTTGGACGTAGATACTGTCATAGCCGACGACCAGAACGCTGCGGAGAATATTACCCGCCAGCTGATCACACTTGGTCACCGCCGCATCGCCTATCTTACCGCCTGCGACACGCCGGATCATCGCTTCCATACGCCGCGGGACATCAGCACCGGTTCGGTGCGGCGCCGCATCGAAGGGTATCTTAGTGTCTGCCGTGAGGCTGGCCTTATCGGTATGGAGGACTGGGTGAAGGTTGGGGCCGTTACACCGGAACGCACACACCGGATCGTTATCGAAATGCTCCAGTCGGGACACCGTCCGACGGCGATCATTGCGTCGGACAGTATAATCGGTCTTGAAGTGTTCAGGGCACATCGTGAATTGGGATTAAATATTCCGGGTGATCTATCTCTGGTGTCGTTCCATGACGCAGACTGGACATCTGTAACCACCCCCCCGGTTACTGTCGTGCGGCAACCCGTCTACGAACTGGGAGCGACGGCGGCCAAGCTCTTGGTTGAGCGATTAAATGGCGAAGATCGGGCCGCGCGCAAGATGGTTCTAAAAACCGAGGTCGTTGAACGCGCTTCCACGCAAGCTATTTGA
- a CDS encoding fatty acid desaturase, which translates to MILRRKGKILNTTTPSIRKDEKTELAWLKIVASYRKPRLARSLYELGVTLIPFVLLWTGAAIALQFGYWTGLILVVPAAGFLLRLFMLQHDCGHGSFFGRRRLDDWTGRVLGVLTLTPYDYWRCAHNEHHSSAGNLDERGVGDITTLTVSEYRDLTPRRQLGYRLYRNPFVMFGIGPAFLFLFKQRLPFGMMRSGTLPWISTMATNLAIAISAALLIWSVGIIPFLVIHLPIVLIAGSAGVWLFYVQHQFEGTHWSRPPDWAFPYAAMHGASHYDLPRALRWITGNIGMHHVHHLSSRIPFYRLPEVLRDHPALANVGRIGLRDSLACVKLVLWDEKTQRLISLREAEKNA; encoded by the coding sequence CTGATCCTCCGACGAAAAGGCAAGATTTTGAACACGACGACACCGTCCATCCGCAAGGACGAGAAGACCGAATTAGCTTGGCTGAAGATCGTTGCCAGCTACCGTAAGCCCAGGTTGGCTCGAAGCCTGTACGAGCTCGGCGTGACGCTGATCCCGTTCGTTCTGCTGTGGACCGGCGCGGCGATCGCGCTGCAGTTCGGATACTGGACAGGCCTCATCTTGGTCGTCCCCGCCGCAGGCTTTTTGCTGCGTCTCTTCATGCTGCAGCACGACTGTGGGCATGGTTCGTTCTTCGGTAGACGACGTTTGGATGACTGGACCGGTCGCGTCCTCGGTGTCCTGACGCTCACACCCTATGATTACTGGCGATGCGCTCATAACGAACATCATTCCTCAGCTGGTAATCTCGACGAACGTGGTGTCGGCGACATCACGACCCTCACGGTCTCGGAGTATCGCGATCTGACGCCGCGGCGACAGCTTGGCTATCGCCTTTATCGAAATCCATTTGTCATGTTCGGCATTGGCCCCGCCTTTCTGTTCCTCTTCAAGCAAAGGCTGCCGTTCGGCATGATGCGCTCGGGGACGCTGCCTTGGATCTCGACCATGGCGACCAACCTCGCCATCGCCATATCGGCGGCTTTGCTCATCTGGAGCGTGGGGATCATCCCTTTCCTCGTAATCCATCTGCCGATCGTTCTCATTGCCGGATCCGCGGGGGTCTGGCTGTTCTATGTCCAGCACCAGTTTGAGGGCACGCACTGGTCGCGACCGCCGGACTGGGCATTTCCGTACGCCGCCATGCATGGAGCCTCCCACTATGACCTGCCTCGCGCGTTGCGCTGGATCACCGGCAACATCGGCATGCACCATGTTCATCATCTGTCGAGCCGGATACCATTCTATCGGCTGCCCGAGGTGCTTCGGGACCATCCTGCACTTGCAAACGTCGGCCGGATTGGACTTCGAGACAGCTTGGCCTGCGTCAAACTTGTTCTCTGGGACGAAAAAACGCAACGATTGATCTCTTTGAGGGAAGCCGAGAAGAACGCTTGA
- a CDS encoding SH3 domain-containing protein, with amino-acid sequence MAFDVAVKSALAQKIENGSIAAVTDAVVPPLPPLITKEIKSTPQIAIAPVSDQKNAKPARTITNLNMRKSPDPTSPLIEILPTGTVVAVIMEESGWVHILVTETGRDGWVNAKFLRSD; translated from the coding sequence TTGGCATTCGATGTCGCAGTTAAATCCGCATTGGCGCAAAAAATCGAAAATGGCTCTATCGCAGCCGTAACTGACGCCGTAGTTCCCCCTCTCCCGCCACTGATCACGAAAGAGATAAAATCAACACCCCAAATCGCGATCGCTCCAGTCTCGGATCAAAAGAACGCAAAACCTGCCAGAACCATAACCAACCTCAACATGCGCAAATCGCCTGATCCGACGTCACCATTGATTGAGATACTGCCGACGGGGACCGTGGTCGCTGTTATAATGGAGGAATCCGGATGGGTGCACATCCTTGTGACGGAAACCGGCCGAGATGGATGGGTAAATGCGAAATTCCTTCGGAGCGATTAA
- a CDS encoding prepilin peptidase translates to MHELRANGVSNRYEGPRATPKEKALEEAETVQRTESEVFAELEILCASPGFIHAIAYFCFRDNLIRYSGQLGVRDMDSHYEGSSLLRSEISTLIGLMVRSPWTTDMPAPEALQGYIDSTDELMQELHHAMAAEAFFGGRDLAGLLAGRDPFQDGAAMREPIFYGGESAYNFQYKALTELKYRADEEWLEKTRGFSITEALLVAKAIGDHHLHRLGLLRKEMRAQSPDQWTFLPAFTFTIKDIAARAEIAIGRVEAILAAFKFGRHERNSAFIGLSEFNEANARPILACGDGGYILLQHYQLQESLYESPFFWMMADDDYRSTATANRGIFTESYSSERLRSVFGPSRVLTNIDIYRGKNRYAEADALVLFGNQAIVVQAKSKRLTLNARKGNDLALKDDFKKAVANAYDQALLCAGALQRPSDFVFRDMQGRELKIAGPVEIIYPMCVLADHYPALTFQARQFLKIEADKIVRSPLVTDVFTLDIIAEFLETPLHFLNYLDLRARSYTKLLITNELIPLSYHLRNNLWLDDKYDMVNLGDDFTAHVDVAMAVRRQGASGSREIKGVLTRYRGTPLGAIVAQIEASASPELTEPGMWLLQLSDSSANGLSRALDLQNKAAVREAKTKDISLPFDAQHAGMTIHINSLPEDLAREKILQHARIKKYELRAERWYGMVLHSGDLQMRQAVVLSDPWQPSSVMDATLAKLPRRSPAPLDQVSLRVGKIGRNEQCSCGSGLKFKKCCLNR, encoded by the coding sequence ATGCACGAACTTCGCGCTAATGGTGTATCGAATCGATATGAGGGGCCCAGGGCGACGCCGAAGGAGAAGGCATTGGAAGAAGCTGAGACTGTCCAGAGGACGGAAAGTGAAGTCTTTGCCGAGCTCGAAATCTTGTGCGCTTCTCCGGGATTTATTCACGCGATCGCCTATTTTTGCTTTCGGGATAATCTCATCCGATACAGCGGCCAGCTCGGCGTCAGAGACATGGATTCTCATTATGAGGGCTCCAGTCTCCTGCGAAGTGAAATCTCGACATTGATAGGCCTGATGGTTCGCAGTCCGTGGACAACGGATATGCCGGCGCCGGAAGCCCTGCAGGGCTACATCGATAGCACCGACGAACTTATGCAAGAGCTTCATCATGCCATGGCCGCCGAGGCTTTCTTCGGCGGGAGAGATCTGGCAGGTCTGTTGGCCGGCAGAGATCCGTTTCAGGATGGAGCCGCGATGCGGGAACCCATCTTCTACGGCGGTGAATCTGCTTACAATTTCCAGTACAAAGCCCTTACCGAGCTGAAATACCGCGCCGATGAGGAGTGGCTCGAGAAGACACGCGGCTTCAGCATCACGGAGGCACTCTTAGTCGCGAAGGCGATTGGTGACCATCACCTTCATCGCCTAGGCCTTCTTCGCAAGGAAATGCGAGCACAGTCCCCGGACCAATGGACGTTTCTTCCCGCTTTTACCTTTACGATCAAAGATATTGCGGCTCGCGCTGAGATCGCAATTGGGAGGGTCGAAGCGATCCTAGCTGCATTCAAGTTTGGCAGGCACGAGCGCAACAGCGCATTTATCGGCTTGAGTGAATTCAATGAGGCGAACGCCCGGCCGATTCTAGCTTGCGGAGACGGCGGCTATATCCTCCTGCAACACTACCAACTGCAGGAATCACTCTACGAGTCGCCGTTTTTCTGGATGATGGCGGACGACGATTATCGCTCTACCGCTACCGCCAACCGGGGCATTTTCACAGAATCCTATTCGAGTGAGCGCCTTCGCTCGGTGTTTGGCCCCTCCCGTGTCCTAACGAATATTGACATCTACCGCGGGAAGAATCGGTACGCGGAGGCCGATGCGCTCGTCCTTTTCGGTAACCAGGCGATTGTTGTTCAAGCGAAATCAAAACGCCTTACTCTGAATGCGCGCAAAGGAAACGACCTGGCGCTCAAAGACGATTTTAAAAAGGCCGTTGCGAACGCCTATGATCAAGCGCTTCTCTGCGCAGGCGCATTGCAGCGTCCGAGCGACTTTGTCTTTCGAGACATGCAGGGACGGGAACTTAAGATTGCCGGCCCAGTTGAAATCATCTATCCGATGTGTGTCCTCGCCGATCACTATCCCGCTTTGACTTTCCAGGCGCGGCAGTTCCTCAAGATAGAGGCCGACAAGATCGTCCGAAGTCCGCTCGTCACGGACGTGTTCACACTAGACATCATCGCGGAATTTCTGGAGACGCCGCTCCACTTTCTGAACTACCTGGATTTGCGCGCACGCTCTTACACCAAGCTGCTGATCACCAACGAGTTGATCCCGCTTTCGTACCACCTCAGGAATAACCTATGGCTCGATGACAAGTACGATATGGTCAATCTTGGTGACGACTTTACGGCTCACGTGGACGTAGCCATGGCGGTCCGGCGTCAAGGCGCTTCTGGAAGCCGAGAGATCAAAGGAGTTTTGACTCGATATAGGGGCACGCCGCTAGGAGCGATAGTAGCACAGATCGAAGCCAGTGCGAGCCCGGAACTGACAGAACCGGGAATGTGGCTTTTGCAACTTTCGGACAGCTCAGCAAATGGTCTTTCACGTGCTTTAGACTTGCAAAATAAAGCGGCTGTCCGCGAAGCGAAGACGAAGGATATTTCACTTCCTTTCGACGCACAGCACGCAGGTATGACGATCCATATAAATTCGCTTCCTGAGGATCTCGCGAGAGAGAAAATCCTGCAACATGCGCGAATAAAGAAGTACGAATTGAGGGCTGAACGATGGTATGGGATGGTCCTACACTCCGGTGATCTCCAAATGAGGCAGGCCGTAGTGTTGTCCGATCCATGGCAGCCGAGTTCGGTGATGGATGCGACCCTAGCAAAATTGCCTCGTCGGTCACCGGCGCCACTAGATCAGGTCAGTTTGCGGGTTGGCAAAATAGGTCGCAACGAGCAATGCTCATGCGGAAGCGGCCTCAAGTTCAAAAAGTGTTGTCTCAATCGATGA
- a CDS encoding tyrosine-type recombinase/integrase: protein MAKATTSQTSAERRAEELDTIASVLPLERRDELAELLTDQDVETLRHLVNQGMGDNTLRALTSDLAYLEAWGLAATGRSLPWPAPEALLLKFVAHHLWDPEKRATDPDHGMPDEVDDNLRRQGFLKSTGPHAPDTVRRRLASWSTLTKWRGLDGAFASPALKSAIRLAVRAVPRQRRRKSAKAVTSDVLAKLLATCATESLRDVRDRAILMVAFASGGRRRSEIAGLRLEQLTVEAPIEIEGGPPLPSLVIHLGRTKTTTGEADEVVYLTGRPVEALNAWLATAKIDKGSVFRGIGRWGTVSKRALDPQSINAILKQRAEMAGLDRGEFSAHGLRSGYLTEAANRGIPLPEAMEQSRHRSVQQASSYYNSATRRSGRAARLL, encoded by the coding sequence GTGGCCAAAGCGACGACATCACAGACGTCCGCCGAGCGGCGCGCCGAAGAGCTCGATACCATTGCGTCCGTCCTACCGCTCGAACGCCGCGACGAGCTCGCCGAGCTGTTGACCGATCAGGACGTCGAGACGCTGCGCCATCTCGTCAACCAAGGAATGGGGGACAATACCCTGAGGGCACTAACCTCCGACCTCGCCTATCTCGAAGCCTGGGGACTGGCGGCCACAGGACGATCGCTGCCATGGCCAGCGCCCGAGGCGCTGCTCCTCAAGTTTGTGGCCCATCATCTGTGGGATCCGGAGAAACGTGCGACTGACCCCGACCACGGCATGCCTGATGAGGTTGACGACAATCTCCGGCGCCAAGGCTTTCTGAAATCCACCGGCCCGCACGCACCGGATACGGTGCGCCGGCGGCTGGCCAGCTGGTCGACCCTCACGAAATGGCGCGGACTCGACGGCGCCTTCGCCTCCCCTGCCCTCAAATCCGCCATTCGTCTGGCGGTGCGCGCCGTCCCGAGACAGCGTCGCCGCAAGAGCGCCAAGGCGGTAACATCAGATGTGCTGGCAAAACTGCTGGCGACCTGCGCCACTGAAAGCCTGCGCGATGTCCGTGACCGGGCGATCCTGATGGTCGCCTTTGCCTCCGGGGGCCGCCGCCGCAGCGAAATCGCAGGCCTTCGCCTAGAACAACTGACCGTGGAAGCTCCAATCGAAATTGAAGGCGGCCCTCCCCTCCCCTCTTTGGTCATTCATCTCGGCCGCACCAAAACGACAACCGGTGAAGCGGACGAGGTCGTCTACCTCACCGGCCGACCTGTCGAGGCCTTAAATGCGTGGTTGGCGACTGCGAAAATCGACAAGGGCAGCGTGTTTCGGGGGATCGGCCGTTGGGGAACAGTGTCAAAACGGGCGCTTGATCCGCAGTCGATCAATGCGATCCTCAAGCAGCGGGCGGAGATGGCTGGGTTAGATCGGGGGGAGTTTTCGGCGCATGGATTGCGGTCAGGATATCTGACCGAGGCCGCCAATCGCGGCATCCCCCTCCCCGAGGCCATGGAGCAGTCGCGTCACCGCTCGGTCCAGCAGGCTTCCAGCTACTACAACAGTGCGACGAGGCGGAGCGGCCGGGCTGCGCGCTTGTTATAA
- a CDS encoding cold-shock protein — protein sequence MTTGTVKWYNSTKGFGFIQPDNGSTDVFVHASAVERAGMRSLSDGQKISYEVVQDRKSGKSSAENLQAA from the coding sequence ATGACGACTGGCACCGTAAAATGGTACAACTCCACCAAGGGCTTCGGCTTCATCCAACCGGACAACGGCAGCACGGACGTCTTCGTCCATGCGTCGGCTGTGGAGCGCGCCGGAATGCGTTCGCTTTCGGATGGCCAGAAGATCTCCTACGAGGTTGTTCAGGACCGCAAGTCCGGCAAAAGCTCGGCCGAAAATCTTCAGGCAGCTTAA
- a CDS encoding AAA family ATPase, with product MRLFPKTRTPFDEDLKGIVARAQRRIRRVLTSKVARDVLVEVLEVAEDKDEIAIVMLDPGSPIAGSSHRKKARKSRFMTNTGRYVFWRNIRRVAEGLRLIHDAGIVHGSVSEQTIFGASDETEGYRLGGFEACIHISDGVLGANEHLFDPSASISFRQDWKDLARTARSILGADSDEGPALSAIERRMLERLAEPPQFQLFDGNVVIRELDEVISDVGRAGSSAEGELVLYPGHGVAQRDLPFLTSGVIQATETDEIFKFVENDLLNPSVRAKSTGQDKVRLITDVAVYDLKLQTDFTATIEAAHKRQPNDWLDGAIEIAHRLQLSRHRGGAEERVRRLGHGAKRWKDLFGHPEDDRKPDDVSTWYALILLEAFTLLREQFRIYPVQISPMVDPDEKDVVTVILVEDPEREERRKRIGLKKTVTALQSEMRYDDGKPNWTLSPVDDLVFSRERSPELSFEECKLVEGQLTLTFTTNHLPTLGDNLFLRPKRDTGTERAIRRRLLNIVAARQNVELLRSLDDPAQVALDDVLREIAAPGEPIEDMDPTKIAAWDSIVAGRSINVVVGPPGVGKTFLISNLVKSILQRTPDAKILVSAQNHETLVHMEDELRKCLAERASIIVRVEKSQNSVEDSTLRQSSVALLKSAAQSVGSRPAITRNQSRQIEQTLKPIDTAEAAQADRILRDTDNLMLRSADVTLATTSSNTIEEMIADGEQFDWVFIEEAARANGAELIGALLLGNRRVMIGDHKQLSPFDSAERQRFYDPSTAAELLVDAQEKLSAISDLPPEVDEAFSSLKSNSFLLSDVLAAATRLEEPFRTIAEREDERQAATGRESSISTTLQEQSRMHPAICDLVSNTFYQKKLVSSDRVKEREQKVDVVNGLPASPIVLLDLPSLSVARRRSFEEKVKRSYKNEVEAAALITAMKDLKPVIGKDGRRPTLVVLSPYLAQVNHLERKLRQFINVRSDTLFGFSSPRGNGKFVYTSDSFQGGEADVVLASLVRNNVFVGTRALGFIKSPQRMNVLLSRAKQKLILATSRKFIKNAVDGIDPDNTNEEFRFLTLMLNEISQLETQDFPHLGPGVSVVVADENGRLKK from the coding sequence TTGCGCTTATTTCCCAAGACGCGGACGCCTTTCGACGAAGACCTGAAAGGCATCGTGGCACGAGCCCAAAGGCGAATTCGGCGTGTGCTCACATCGAAAGTGGCGCGCGACGTTCTTGTTGAGGTGCTTGAGGTTGCCGAGGATAAAGACGAGATTGCGATCGTCATGCTTGACCCTGGCAGCCCCATCGCAGGCTCGTCGCACCGAAAGAAGGCGCGCAAAAGCCGCTTCATGACGAATACGGGTCGCTACGTTTTTTGGCGCAATATTAGACGGGTCGCGGAGGGTTTGCGCCTGATTCACGACGCCGGAATTGTACATGGCTCGGTGTCTGAGCAGACAATATTTGGCGCGAGTGACGAAACCGAAGGGTATCGGCTCGGCGGCTTCGAAGCATGCATCCACATCTCCGATGGTGTGCTTGGGGCAAACGAACACCTCTTTGACCCCTCAGCATCGATCTCTTTTAGACAGGACTGGAAGGATCTCGCACGAACCGCCAGATCGATCCTTGGAGCTGATAGCGACGAGGGGCCAGCTCTCTCAGCAATCGAACGCCGAATGCTCGAGAGGTTGGCGGAACCTCCACAATTCCAACTCTTTGATGGGAATGTAGTTATCAGAGAACTGGACGAGGTCATCTCGGACGTTGGCCGGGCAGGATCTAGCGCAGAAGGCGAACTCGTCCTCTACCCTGGCCACGGCGTTGCCCAACGCGACCTGCCCTTTCTAACTTCCGGCGTTATTCAGGCCACCGAAACAGACGAGATTTTCAAGTTCGTTGAGAACGACCTTCTAAACCCCAGCGTTCGCGCCAAGTCGACCGGCCAAGATAAGGTCCGGCTGATAACGGACGTCGCGGTCTATGATTTGAAGTTACAGACCGATTTTACGGCTACCATCGAAGCGGCTCACAAAAGACAGCCAAACGATTGGTTGGATGGGGCGATCGAAATCGCTCATCGTCTCCAGCTTTCACGGCACCGCGGCGGCGCGGAGGAGCGCGTTCGCAGGCTTGGACATGGTGCAAAGCGGTGGAAGGATTTGTTCGGCCACCCAGAAGATGATCGCAAACCGGATGACGTGTCGACGTGGTATGCGTTGATCCTGCTTGAAGCCTTTACCCTACTAAGGGAGCAATTTCGAATCTATCCTGTTCAGATTTCACCCATGGTCGATCCGGACGAGAAAGATGTGGTGACGGTGATTCTGGTCGAGGATCCCGAACGGGAAGAGCGCCGAAAGCGCATTGGCCTGAAAAAGACTGTAACAGCTCTTCAGTCGGAAATGCGCTACGACGACGGCAAACCGAATTGGACCTTATCGCCAGTCGATGATTTGGTCTTCAGTCGCGAAAGAAGTCCGGAGCTCAGTTTTGAAGAGTGCAAGTTGGTCGAGGGCCAGCTGACACTCACCTTCACCACCAATCACCTGCCGACGCTTGGTGACAACCTGTTCCTACGCCCGAAGAGAGATACTGGAACTGAGCGCGCCATTCGCCGTCGCCTGCTCAACATCGTCGCCGCACGACAGAACGTGGAGCTTCTCAGATCGCTCGATGATCCGGCACAGGTAGCTCTGGATGACGTCCTACGCGAGATCGCTGCGCCTGGCGAGCCAATTGAAGACATGGACCCTACCAAGATCGCTGCCTGGGATAGCATCGTTGCTGGACGATCGATAAATGTGGTCGTCGGACCACCCGGTGTCGGAAAAACCTTCCTCATCTCCAATCTCGTGAAAAGCATTTTGCAGCGAACGCCAGACGCTAAAATTCTCGTATCGGCACAGAACCACGAGACACTCGTTCATATGGAAGATGAGCTCCGCAAGTGCCTTGCGGAACGGGCATCAATCATCGTGCGTGTAGAGAAGTCGCAAAATAGCGTCGAAGACAGCACGCTGCGACAGAGCTCGGTCGCCTTGTTGAAATCGGCTGCGCAGTCCGTTGGAAGTCGACCGGCGATTACCAGAAATCAGAGCCGGCAGATTGAGCAGACACTGAAGCCTATTGATACTGCTGAAGCGGCACAAGCGGATAGAATTCTGCGCGACACCGACAATCTGATGCTCCGTTCCGCCGACGTCACTCTTGCGACGACGTCATCGAATACCATTGAAGAAATGATCGCGGACGGCGAACAGTTCGATTGGGTGTTCATCGAAGAGGCTGCCCGCGCCAACGGCGCCGAATTGATTGGCGCTTTGCTGTTAGGAAACCGACGCGTCATGATCGGTGACCATAAACAGCTGTCACCATTCGACAGCGCTGAACGACAGCGTTTCTACGATCCCTCCACGGCCGCAGAGCTCCTGGTCGACGCCCAGGAAAAACTATCGGCTATCTCGGACCTGCCGCCTGAGGTCGACGAAGCGTTCAGTAGCCTGAAGTCCAATTCTTTTCTATTGAGCGACGTTCTGGCTGCAGCAACACGTCTTGAAGAGCCGTTCCGCACAATTGCCGAGCGCGAAGACGAACGTCAAGCCGCTACGGGCCGTGAGAGTTCGATATCGACGACTCTCCAGGAACAGAGCCGCATGCACCCAGCGATCTGTGACCTTGTGTCTAATACATTCTATCAAAAAAAGCTCGTGTCCTCCGACCGCGTGAAAGAGCGGGAACAGAAGGTTGACGTAGTCAATGGACTGCCGGCCTCACCGATCGTTCTTCTCGACCTGCCTTCGCTAAGCGTCGCGCGACGCCGATCGTTTGAGGAGAAAGTGAAGAGATCGTACAAGAATGAGGTCGAAGCTGCCGCACTCATCACTGCTATGAAAGACTTAAAACCTGTGATCGGAAAGGACGGCCGTCGGCCGACGCTTGTTGTCCTCTCGCCCTATTTGGCGCAGGTGAACCATTTGGAGCGCAAGCTCCGCCAGTTTATCAATGTTCGATCCGACACGCTCTTCGGCTTTTCCAGCCCTCGTGGTAACGGCAAGTTCGTATATACAAGTGATAGCTTCCAAGGCGGAGAAGCTGACGTTGTTCTCGCGAGCCTCGTCCGAAACAATGTCTTCGTCGGCACTCGCGCGCTTGGCTTTATCAAAAGCCCGCAACGTATGAACGTTCTGCTCAGTCGCGCAAAGCAGAAACTGATTCTTGCGACGAGCCGGAAGTTCATCAAAAACGCCGTTGACGGTATCGACCCGGATAATACCAATGAGGAGTTTCGGTTCCTGACCTTGATGCTCAATGAGATCTCCCAGCTGGAAACCCAGGATTTCCCTCATTTGGGGCCGGGTGTTTCCGTCGTCGTGGCGGACGAGAACGGGAGATTGAAGAAGTGA
- a CDS encoding transglutaminase family protein, with protein MPKLSIRHRTTYSYRCPVHLSPYRLLLRPREGPDLLLQSHQVTVLPEGRVAWTTDVFGNAVATATFAEPSHQLEIVSQADVELKSEAWPVFDIAASAASYPFLYDDQDWKDLSALRDVQYADPSGDFRRWVRGFVMAEPTDTLSLLKDLSAGVSNGVAYQARDTEGTQPPLQTLGLRSGSCRDLATLLAECVRVLGIGARIVSGYLYDPAHTLIGSSPGGSTHAWVEVFLPGAGWIAFDPTNRSMGSANLIPVAAARDITQLVPVSGSFIGPADGFMSMDVAVDISFIA; from the coding sequence ATGCCAAAACTTTCCATTCGTCACCGGACGACCTACAGCTACCGATGTCCCGTTCATCTCTCCCCCTATCGGCTTTTGCTTCGACCGCGCGAGGGGCCCGATCTCCTGCTGCAAAGTCATCAGGTTACAGTTTTGCCGGAAGGCAGGGTGGCGTGGACAACGGATGTATTCGGAAACGCAGTAGCGACTGCGACCTTCGCCGAGCCGTCGCACCAGCTTGAGATTGTAAGCCAGGCGGATGTCGAACTGAAATCGGAAGCTTGGCCGGTGTTCGACATCGCTGCGTCGGCCGCGAGTTACCCGTTCCTCTACGATGATCAGGATTGGAAGGACTTGAGCGCTCTAAGGGACGTTCAGTATGCCGATCCTTCCGGCGACTTCCGGCGGTGGGTCAGGGGATTCGTGATGGCGGAGCCGACTGATACACTTTCGCTGTTGAAGGATCTCAGCGCAGGTGTTTCGAACGGCGTTGCCTACCAGGCGCGCGATACAGAGGGAACACAACCTCCGCTGCAGACTCTTGGCCTACGATCCGGGAGCTGCCGGGATCTCGCGACGCTGCTTGCGGAATGCGTCCGGGTTCTCGGCATCGGGGCGAGGATCGTGTCCGGATATCTCTACGACCCGGCGCACACCCTCATCGGTTCGTCGCCGGGCGGCTCGACCCATGCATGGGTTGAAGTGTTCCTTCCGGGTGCGGGATGGATCGCCTTCGACCCGACAAACAGGAGCATGGGCAGCGCCAACCTGATCCCCGTGGCGGCCGCGCGCGACATTACCCAGCTCGTGCCGGTATCGGGATCGTTTATCGGTCCGGCAGATGGTTTCATGTCGATGGATGTGGCCGTGGACATCTCCTTTATTGCCTGA